GTACCTCTATTAACTTGAATTGTGTGCTGTCTGGCAAGTAGTAACTAGCTCTTCCTTTCTCTTGATTCAAGCACCAGCAAGCCTGAAAAATCAATAGAATCATTTGATAGTTGTTTGTTACATATCAGGTACCAAACAAAAATCAAGGCTATGTTTGTTAGGAAGAAGTAAAATATGGAAGAGGAAACGATGGAATTTAATCCACTTGTTTGGTTAAAAGGTAAAGGAAATAAAAGAATCTAATAATACTTTATCTGTTTGGGAATAAATAGCAAAGAAAGGAAATGGTATGATATTGACGTCAGAAAGGATAACAATGTAAAACCAAAATCAACAGAGCGGTATTTACAATTAAATAGATAACGACAGTAAAAATAATGGAAAACcacatttttaaaaattgatgagCAATCCTTCCGTTGTTAATCTGCCCATTTTGGAAAATTGCAAAATATAGGACCAGGAGATTTGAAAGGAAATTTCCCTTAAAAAGGAAAACCTTTTGAATGTAATCTTCAGATGAATCACTCAGAAGCATCTGCTGAGTCAACTGAGAGTAGTAAGTAGCAGTTTCTTCAAGCATCGTCCTCTCAAAATCTTCATAATAGCTTACTCCTTTATATTCATTGATTTCCATGAAGAAAAG
The DNA window shown above is from Hevea brasiliensis isolate MT/VB/25A 57/8 unplaced genomic scaffold, ASM3005281v1 Scaf516, whole genome shotgun sequence and carries:
- the LOC131177506 gene encoding cullin-1-like, which produces MEINEYKGVSYYEDFERTMLEETATYYSQLTQQMLLSDSSEDYIQKACWCLNQEKGRASYYLPDSTQFKLIEVVRWQLLNQTVDRLIEKQKILNSGMVTDFQEMLSKYAGMTLKEESSATRQ